In the genome of Nymphaea colorata isolate Beijing-Zhang1983 chromosome 9, ASM883128v2, whole genome shotgun sequence, one region contains:
- the LOC116260641 gene encoding zinc finger protein NUTCRACKER-like yields MSREELQSALSSSMCGFAPEIAAYTSNPQQQGTVKRKRNLPGTPGNPEAEVVALSPKTLMATNRFVCEICGKGFQRDQNLQLHRRGHNLPWKLRQRSSKELRKRVYVCPEKSCVHHDPTRALGDLTGIKKHYCRKHGDKKWKCEKCSKRYAVQSDWKAHSKTCGTKEYRCDCGTQFSRKDSFTTHRAFCDALAQETSRVAPDPFVVQVSLPPTFPPLMRGSDSQWLRAMDAGRLPVSGLHQLLPSNPADGYTSFLNSCLAAKGSAMEFGNCSSLYGAGLVLTSSSSPTATTSRSFSTPASIVTASGLGAGSSSNRFHQYHQEVAHPASAHMSATALLQKATEIGAMSITDAFLRGNSAVLDQGPQPFLGNHSVGLLQQEQSLQKNTELSSSSTGTSRSLRSEMMVRKRDSGDGETRDFLGVGDGGSLFVMPKSNVFIN; encoded by the exons ATGTCGAGGGAAGAACTGCAGAGTGCTTTGTCGTCTTCAATGTGTGGATTTGCTCCGGAGATTGCTGCTTATACGAGCAATCCGCAGCAGCAGGGCACGGtcaagaggaagagaaatctTCCAGGCACTCCAGGCA ACCCTGAGGCGGAGGTGGTTGCCTTGTCGCCGAAGACTCTCATGGCTACGAACCGGTTTGTCTGCGAGATCTGCGGCAAGGGCTTCCAGAGAGACCAGAACCTGCAGCTCCACCGGCGCGGCCATAACCTGCCATGGAAGCTCCGGCAGAGAAGCAGCAAGGAGTTGAGGAAGAGAGTGTACGTGTGCCCGGAGAAGAGCTGCGTGCACCATGACCCCACTAGGGCGCTTGGTGACCTCACGGGGATCAAGAAGCACTACTGTAGAAAGCATGGGGATAAGAAATGGAAGTGTGAGAAATGCTCGAAGAGGTATGCAGTTCAGTCTGATTGGAAGGCACATTCTAAGACTTGTGGAACCAAAGAATACAGGTGTGACTGCGGCACACAGTTCTCCAG AAAAGACAGCTTCACGACACACAGAGCATTCTGCGATGCACTGGCCCAAGAGACATCAAGAGTTGCACCGGACCCTTTTGTGGTGCAAGTTTCACTGCCTCCTACTTTTCCTCCCCTCATGAGAGGCAGCGATAGTCAGTGGCTCAGGGCCATGGACGCCGGCCGGCTTCCTGTCTCCGGCCTGCATCAACTTCTTCCGTCCAACCCGGCCGATGGGTACACAAGCTTTCTTAACAGCTGCTTGGCGGCCAAAGGGTCCGCGATGGAGTTCGGAAATTGTTCATCACTCTATGGCGCGGGCTTGGTGCTCACCAGCTCTTCCTCTCCCACTGCAACAACCAGCAGATCGTTCAGCACGCCTGCCAGCATCGTCACAGCTTCCGGCCTTGGTGCCGGCAGCAGCAGCAATAGGTTCCATCAGTACCACCAAGAAGTCGCTCACCCTGCTTCTGCCCATATGTCTGCAACTGCACTGCTGCAGAAGGCAACAGAGATCGGAGCAATGTCGATAACTGATGCATTTCTTCGCGGAAACTCGGCAGTACTGGATCAAGGACCGCAGCCATTTCTTGGAAACCACTCTGTGGGGCTACTGCAACAAGAACAGAGTCTTCAGAAAAACACAGAGCTCAGTAGCAGTAGCACTGGTACGTCTCGCAGCCTTAGGAGTGAGATGATGGTTCGCAAGCGCGATAGTGGAGATGGAGAGACGAGGGACTTTCTGGGTGTCGGCGATGGTGGAAGCCTTTTCGTGATGCCAAAGTCTAATGTCTTCATAAACTAG
- the LOC116260143 gene encoding E3 SUMO-protein ligase MMS21 — protein MAGRMEIVVSTLYDDNQSLITDIRKAFSVLKGIAVDLERDKQFDQVKEIEGAALELLAAFDEVSCFSSAIQQIGATYVPPSNNELTDFGKLIEEGIARFKSQSTSQPQNHPLFRQFKEAIWNVHHAGQPMPGDEQEEIVMTSTQCNLLNTRCPISGKPVGELDNPVRSMDCKHIYEKKAIMHYMKHNKQLKCPVAGCPKILVPNRVACDPLLLVDIEELRSRSIRASDTNVVEDCTEID, from the exons atggccgGAAGAATGGAAATCGTGGTTTCCACTCTCTACGACGATAACCAATCTCTGATTACA GATATAAGGAAGGCCTTCTCGGTACTCAAAGGGATCGCAGTGGACCTGGAGAGGGACAAGCAGTTCGATCAG GTTAAAGAAATTGAAGGTGCCGCTCTCGAATTGTTAGCGGCTTTCGATGAAGTCTCGTGCTTCTCTTCAGCCATTCAACAAATTGGCGCGACTTATGTTCCGCCGTCCAATAATGAG CTAACGGATTTTGGCAAGCTAATAGAAGAAGGGATTGCCCGATTCAAGAGCCAGTCAACTTCTCAGCCACAGAACCATCCCCTTTTCCGGCAGTTCAAGGAGGCAATCTGG AATGTTCACCATGCAGGCCAACCAATGCCGGGGGACGAGCAGGAGGAAATTGTAATGACCAGCACTCAGTGTAATCTTTTGAACACCCGATGTCCTATCTCTGGAAAGCCAGTCGGTGAACTGGATAATCCTGTTCGCAG CATGGATTGCAagcatatatatgaaaagaagGCAATAATGCACTACATGAAACACAATAAGCAGTTGAAGTGCCCTGTAGCAG GTTGCCCAAAGATTCTGGTTCCAAATAGAGTTGCATGTGATCCATTATTGCTGGTAGATATTGAAGAATTACGCTCAAGAAGCATTCGTGCTTCAGATACCAATGTGGTTGAGGACTGTACAGAGATTGATTAA
- the LOC116261477 gene encoding uncharacterized exonuclease domain-containing protein At3g15140 has translation MFCCYAGMSLCTTTSTAAATTVLRRVVKVFPALRSRRTYQPAKLIIAAHSTSPDVESAAATKRWKPLCLYHTQGQCTMVNDAAHLEKFNHNFSNEFQVGANDVENLTPQHVDYFLVLDLEGKVEILEFPVVMICAKTMEFVDSFHRFVRPTKMSEQRINEYIEGKYGKLGIERVWHDTAVPFREVLQDFELWLAHHCLWQKELGGSLHPAAFVTCGNWDIKTKIPQQCTVSGIEVPSYFKEWINLKDVYLNFYRRRATGMMTMMRELGISMLGSHHLGIDDAKNIARVLQRMLSDGARLQITARRSPNHRGDVEFFFKNRIR, from the exons ATGTTCTGCTGCTACGCCGGCATGTCCCTCTGCACCACCACCAGCACCGCTGCCGCCACCACGGTTTTAAGGAGGGTGGTCAAGGTCTTTCCTGCTCTACGCAGCAGAAGAACCTACCAACCCGCCAAACTCATTATCGCGGCCCACTCGACTTCACCAGACGTTGAATCTGCTGCTGCCACAAAGCGTTGGAAGCCTCTATGCCTCTACCACACGCAGGGACAGTGCACAATG GTGAATGACGCTGCGCACCTTGAAAAATTCAATCACAATTTCTCAAATGAATTCCAAGTTGGTGCAAACGATGTAGAAAACTTGACTCCTCAGCACGTGGATTATTTCTTGGTACTTGACTTGGAAGGGAAAGTTGAGATTCTAGAGTTCCCTGTTGTAATGATTTGTGCAAAGACCATGGAGTTCGTTGATTCTTTCCACAg GTTTGTGAGGCCAACAAAAATGAGCGAGCAGAGGATAAATGAATATATTGAAGGAAAGTATGGGAAGCTAGGCATTGAACG TGTCTGGCATGATACGGCAGTACCTTTCAGGGAAGTGCTTCAAGACTTCGAGTTGTGGCTGGCACACCATTGTTTGTGGCAAAAGGAGCTGGGTGGATCTCTTCATCCTGCAGCATTTGTGACTTG TGGAAATTGGGACATAAAGACAAAAATTCCTCAACAGTGTACTGTCTCCGGTATTGAGGTGCCATCATATTTCAAAGAGTGGATCAACCTGAAGGATGTCTATCTCAACTTCTACAGAAGAAGG GCCACCGGAATGATGACCATGATGAGGGAATTGGGCATCAGCATGCTGGGCAGCCACCACTTAGGAATTGATGATGCAAAGAACATTGCAAGGGTATTACAGCGCATGCTTAGTGATGGTGCTCGATTGCAGATAACAGCAAGGAGGAGTCCCAACCATCGTGGTGATGTGGAATTCTTTTTCAAGAACAGAATTAGATAG
- the LOC116261030 gene encoding peroxidase 7-like — protein MGTSAVLLLLLFCSTLVAARNHQIPPEEFGIRFYDKKCPKFEAIVQKRVKAWVQSDPSLAASLIELHFHDCYVRGCDASILLSHPGSEREAPQSRNLRGFQVIDDIKEDLERACPGIVSCADILAAAAREATTKTGGPFWEVEYGRKDGNISVASEAAVVPVGRENVTYLVEFYQELGLNILDLVTLSGVHTIGQATCDQVKFRLGDFEGTGKPDPSIDPRYLNFLQRKCKWGGAKVDFDPITPHKFDNAHFINLQRRMGLLLSDQLLQSDPRTRPLVASFAANNKLFFHQFAVSMENLGDTQVLTGTDEGEIRKKCSCVNTN, from the exons ATGGGGACGAGcgctgttcttcttcttcttctcttctgctCCACGTTGGTGGCAGCGAGGAACCACCAGATTCCGCCCGAGGAGTTTGGCATCAGGTTCTACGACAAGAAGTGCCCCAAATTCGAGGCCATCGTTCAGAAGAGGGTCAAGGCCTGGGTGCAGTCTGATCCCTCCCTTGCCGCCAGCCTCATCGAGCTCCACTTCCACGACTGCTACGTCAGG GGCTGTGATGCTTCAATCCTTTTGAGTCATCCTGGAAGCGAGCGGGAAGCGCCTCAAAGCAGGAACCTGAGAGGATTTCAAGTGATAGATGACATCAAAGAGGATCTTGAAAGGGCATGCCCCGGGATAGTCTCCTGCGCCGATATATTGGCGGCTGCTGCCCGAGAAGCAACAACCAAG ACTGGAGGACCTTTCTGGGAGGTGGAATATGGTAGGAAGGACGGCAATATCTCCGTGGCTAGCGAAGCAGCGGTCGTACCCGTGGGCCGAGAAAACGTCACTTACCTCGTTGAGTTCTATCAGGAGCTGGGACTCAACATTCTTGACCTTGTTACTCTCTCAG GTGTTCATACGATCGGGCAGGCGACATGCGACCAGGTGAAGTTCAGGCTCGGAGACTTCGAGGGGACGGGGAAGCCAGACCCGAGCATCGACCCCCGCTACCTGAACTTCCTGCAGAGGAAGTGCAAGTGGGGAGGCGCCAAGGTCGACTTCGACCCCATCACCCCGCACAAGTTCGATAACGCCCACTTCATCAACCTGCAGAGGAGGATGGGCCTGCTTCTTTCCGACCAGCTGCTGCAGTCCGACCCCAGGACCAGGCCCCTTGTCGCCTCCTTCGCCGCCAACAACAAGCTCTTCTTCCACCAGTTCGCCGTTTCCATGGAGAATCTCGGCGACACCCAGGTGCTCACCGGCACCGACGAGGGCGAGATCAGGAAGAAGTGCAGCTGTGTCAACACCAACTGA
- the LOC116260361 gene encoding ATP-dependent zinc metalloprotease FTSH 9, chloroplastic/mitochondrial, with protein MCALQASLLCRAPSSSSSSTRTRKLLPPPLHAVFLRPPPPPLPNSLSFPASRRHRPFLILRLRCLCSSTPPDSFGSTPDAGVDPFPFDPNPPPELSDAHAAPDSLFGDGEGVLEVEASTESGSVRQAAISSESVDDAVASEGKAPVLVFLGGLAAGAGKWVSAPGFVRWWSWLPFWGQEKRLERLLAEADANPKDASKQSALLAELNKHSPESVIKRFEQREHAVDSKAVAEYLRALVVTDAISEYLADEKSGKPSSLPALLQELKQRVSGNTDDPFLNPGISERQPLHVVMVDPKAPNKSTRFVQELVSTILFTVVVGLMWVMGAAALQKYVGSLGGIGSPGVGSSSSYAPKELNKEITPEKNVKTFKDVKGCDDAKHELEEVVEYLKNPSKFTRLGGKLPKGILLTGAPGTGKTLLAKAIAGEAGVPFFYRAGSEFEEMFVGVGARRVRSLFQAAKKKAPCIIFIDEIDAVGSTRKQWEGHTKKTLHQLLVEMDGFEQNEGIILMAATNLPDILDPALTRPGRFDRHIVVPNPDVKGRQEILELYLQDKPLADNVDLKALARGTPGFNGADLANLVNIAAIKAAVEGVEKLSSAQLEFAKDRIIMGTERKTMFISEESKKLTAYHESGHAIVAFNTDGAHPIHKATIMPRGSALGMVTQLPSSDETSISKKQLLARLDVCMGGRVAEELIFGPEHITTGASSDLHSATELAHYMVSSCGMSDAIGPVYVQDRPGSEMQSRIDAEVMKLIKEAYDRVKILLKKHESALHALANALLEYETLTAQDIKKILNPYREVRPSEDAKDIIDAYQGQVSEGQEELEIS; from the exons ATGTGCGCACTCCAAGCATCTCTCCTCTGCAGAGCGCCATCGTCCTCGTCCTCGTCAACGCGAACCAGGAagctcctccctcctcctcttcacGCCGTCTTCCTCCgtccgccgccgccgcctctGCCTAACTCCCTATCCTTCCCCGCCTCTCGAAGGCACCGACCCTTCCTTATCCTCCGCCTCCGCTGCTTGTGCTCCTCGACGCCACCTGATTCCTTTGGTTCTACTCCCGATGCCGGCGTCGACCCCTTCCCTTTCGATCCGAATCCGCCGCCCGAATTGAGCGACGCGCATGCTGCTCCGGATTCGCTGTTTGGCGACGGGGAAGGTGTGCTCGAGGTTGAAGCGTCCACGGAATCGGGCAGTGTTCGTCAAGCTGCTATTTCGTCCGAGTCCGTCGATGACGCCGTTGCGAGCGAAGGGAAAGCGCCGGTTCTTGTGTTTCTTGGGGGATTGGCTGCCGGCGCGGGAAAGTGGGTTTCGGCTCCCGGTTTCGTGCGGTGGTGGAGTTGGTTGCCGTTCTGGGGGCAGGAGAAGCGGCTCGAGAGGCTTCTTGCGGAGGCGGACGCGAATCCTAAGGACGCGTCCAAGCAGAGTGCGCTTTTGGCGGAGCTCAACAAACACAG CCCTGAATCTGTTATAAAACGTTTTGAACAAAGAGAGCATGCTGTGGATTCTAAAGCCGTAGCAGAATATCTCCGTGCTCTTGTAGTCACTGATGCTATATCTGAGTATCTTGCAGACGAGAAATCTGGGAAACCTTCCAGCCTTCCTGCATTG TTGCAGGAATTGAAGCAGCGTGTTTCAGGAAACACAGATGATCCATTCTTGAATCCTGGAATTTCCGAGAGGCAGCCATTGCATGTGGTGATG GTTGATCCCAAGGCACCAAATAAATCTACACGATTTGTTCAAGAGCTTGTCTCTACCATCCTCTTCACAGTTGTTGTTGGACTGATGTG GGTTATGGGTGCAGCTGCTCTTCAAAAATATGTTGGAAGTCTAGGTGGTATAGGTAGTCCTGGCGTTGGCTCTAGTTCTTCATATGCTCCAAAGGaactaaacaaagaaattaCGCCAGAGAAG AATGTTAAAACCTTTAAGGATGTTAAAGGATGTGATGATGCAAAACATGAACTTGAGGAAGTTGTTGAATACTTAAAAAATCCATCTAAATTTACTCGCCTTGGAGGCAAGTTACCTAAG GGTATTCTTTTGACTGGAGCTCCTGGAACTGGAAAAACTCTTCTTGCAAAG GCTATTGCTGGAGAAGCTGGAGTCCCTTTTTTCTACCGTGCAGGTTCTGAGTTTGAAGAAAT GTTTGTTGGAGTTGGTGCTCGGCGTGTACGATCATTATTTCAAGCTGCTAAAAAAAAG GCACCTTGCATCATCTTCATCGATGAAATAGATGCAGTTGGTTCCACCAGGAAACAGTGGGAAGGCCATACAAAGAAAACGTTGCATCAGTTGCTTGTCGAAATGGATGGATTTGAGCAAAATGAG GGAATAATATTGATGGCAGCTACAAACTTGCCAGACATTCTTGATCCTGCTTTAACGAGACCTGGTAGATTTGACAGGCAT ATTGTTGTTCCTAATCCAGATGTGAAGGGCAGGCAAGAGATTTTAGAGCTGTATTTGCAAGACAAGCCTTTAGCCGACAATGTGGATCTAAAAGCACTTGCACGAGGCACACCTGGATTCAATGGGGCAG ATTTGGCCAACCTTGTCAACATTGCTGCCATTAAGGCTGCTGTTGAAGGTGTTGAGAAATTAAGCAGTGCACAATTGGAATTTGCTAAGGATAGAATAATTATGGGTACTGAACGCAAAACAATGTTCATATCAGAGGAATCTAAAAAG CTAACAGCTTACCATGAAAGTGGTCATGCTATCGTTGCATTTAACACTGATGGAGCACACCCAATACATAAGGCAACTATCATGCCCAGAGGCTCAGCTCTAGGAATGGTCACCCAGCTTCCATCCAGTGATGAGACGTCAATCAGCAAGAAACAGTTGTTGGCCCGACTTGATGTTTGTATGGGCGGTAGAGTTGCAGAAGAGCTAATTTTTGGTCCTGAACACATTACAACTGGTGCTAGTAGTGACTTGCATAGTGCTACTGAGCTTGCCCACTATATG GTGTCAAGTTGTGGTATGAGTGATGCAATTGGGCCTGTATATGTTCAAGATCGCCCAGGTTCAGAGATGCAATCACGAATTGATGCAGAG GTGATGAAGCTCATAAAAGAAGCATATGACCGTGTTAAGATTCTGTTGAAGAAG CATGAAAGTGCATTGCATGCATTGGCAAATGCACTTCTTGAATATGAGACATTGACTGCACAAGACATCAAGAAGATTCTCAATCCTTACCGAGAAGTGCGGCCAAGTGAAGATGCAAAAGATATCATTGATGCTTACCAAGGTCAAGTTTCGGAAGGACAAGAGGAGCTTGAGATCAGTTAA